The proteins below are encoded in one region of Hordeum vulgare subsp. vulgare chromosome 3H, MorexV3_pseudomolecules_assembly, whole genome shotgun sequence:
- the LOC123444770 gene encoding 5'-3' exoribonuclease 3-like isoform X1, with the protein MGVPSFYRWLAEKYPMLVVDVVEEEPVEIEGVKVPVDTSKPNPNGLEFDNLYLDMNGIIHPCFHPDDRASPTTFAEVFQCMFDYIDRLFVMVRPRKLLYMAIDGVAPRAKMNQQRSRRFRAAKDAADAAEEEEKLREEFEREGRRLPPKQQSQTCDSNVITPGTEFMAVLSVALQYYIHLRLNYDPGWKQIKVILSDANVPGEGEHKIMSYIRGNRNLPGFNPNTRHCLYGLDADLIMLALATHEVHFSILREVIYTPGQQDKCFLCGQVGHLAAKCEGKAKRKAGEFDEKGDEIVPKKPYQFLNIWTLREYLEYEFRMPNPACKTDIERIIDDFIFMCFFVGNDFLPHMPTLEIREGAINLLMAVYKKEFPNMGGYLTDACTPDLNRVEHFIQAVGSYEDKIFQKRARLHQRQAERIKRDKAQAKRGDDVDPQVRGDLIVPVARFQGSRLASGAVASPFEHNGRSTEKGSQAKKARISSSDSSLSAAVVEAEISVEAQARENKEDLKSMLKVALRDKSDLFNSENPEEDKIKLGEPGWRERYYEDKFGARTPEQIEEIRRDVVLKYTEGLCWVMHYYYEGVCSWQWFYPYHYAPFASDLKGLGQLNITFELGSPFKPFDQLMGVFPAASSHALPVQYRQLMTDPSSPIIDFYPIDFEVDMNGKRFSWQGIAKLPFIDEDRLLSEIKKVEHTLTPEEARRNSTMYNMLFVNGAHPISPYIYSLSSKFGHLADNDRNEIKEQLDPSASGGMNGYISLCGGDPSPPVFRSPVDGLEDIMDNQVICSIYKLPDPHKHIARPPVGVIIPKKVVEAGDLKPPPVLWHEDNGRRPQDNNRRNFNNSSRQNPAGSIQGHQLGEAAHRLVANSLNVRGGGQYSPARPYQTIMNGMHYPNGMPPRMQQPAGRSGWHVPSDSLPNGQAVPSGHQYTRDNRGRQQPYARDSRSDSRGAGRHPSGYHQNSSNAYSSHTAPPSSGFGRYGQPPSYAGVYGGGAYQPAPYAGAQQWQQQQPPSSYSEGGVPAARPNSRPQQSQNRYSNLDRTSNRRPPGQGRY; encoded by the exons ATGGGTGTCCCGTCGttctaccgctggctggcggagaAGTACCCGATGTTGGTGGTGgacgtggtggaggaggagcccgTCGAGATCGAGGGCGTCAAGGTCCCCGTCGACACCTCCAAGCCCAACCCCAACGGCCTCGAGTTCGACAACCTCTACCTCGACATGAACGGGATTATTCACCCCTGCTTCCACCCCGACGACAGG GCCTCGCCCACAACATTCGCTGAGGTTTTCCAGTGCATGTTTGATTACATAGATAGGCTCTTTGTCATGGTTCGCCCTCGGAAGCTTTTGTACATGGCCAttg ATGGTGTGGCTCCTCGTGCTAAGATGAACCAGCAGCGCTCTAGACGATTCAGAGCTGCAAAAGATGCTGCTGATGCG gctgaagaagaagaaaagctgCGTGAAGAGTTTGAGAGGGAAGGAAGGAGGCTTCCTCCAAAGCAGCAATCACAAACATGTGATTCTAATGTTATTACTCCCGGGACGGAGTTTATGGCTGTTCTATCAGTTGCTTTGCAGTACTACATCCACCTCAGGTTGAATTATGATCCTGGATGGAAACAAATTAAA GTTATTCTTTCTGATGCCAATGTTCCTGGTGAAGGGGAACATAAAATCATGTCCTACATTCGTGGCAATAGGAACCTTCCTGGATTTAACCCAAATACCCGACATTGCCTGTACGGCCTG GATGCAGATCTAATCATGTTGGCTCTAGCAACACACGAAGTGCACTTCTCTATACTGAGAGAG GTGATTTATACACCTGGACAGCAGGACAAATGTTTCTTGTGTGGTCAAGTTGGACATCTAGCAGCAAAGTGCGAAGGAAAGGCAAAACGGAAAGCTGGGGAGTTTGATGAGAAGGGTGATGAAATAGTACCGAAGAAACCCTACCAG TTCTTGAATATATGGACCCTACGAGAGTACCTAGAATACGAGTTCAGAATGCCAAATCCAGCTTGCAAGACTGATATTGAACGCATCATTGATGATTTCATCTTCATGTGCTTTTTTGTTGGCAATGATTTTCTTCCACACATGCCGACACTAGAGATCCGTGAG GGAGCTATTAATTTGTTAATGGCTGTATACAAGAAGGAATTTCCTAATATGGGTGGCTATTTAACCGACGCTTGCACG CCGGATCTGAATAGAGTTGAACACTTCATTCAAGCAGTTGGTTCATATGAGgataaaatatttcagaaaagagCTCGTTTGCACCAG CGTCAAGCTGAAAGAATAAAACGTGATAAAGCCCAAGCAAAGCGAGGtgatgatgtggatccccaagtcaGGGGTGATCTTATTGTACCTGTTGCACGTTTCCAAGGATCTCGCCTTGCCTCTGGGGCTGTGGCTTCACCATTTGAACATAATGGACGTAGCACGGAAAAGGGCAGTCAAGCTAAGAAAGCGCGTATATCCTCTTCAGATTCCAGCCTTTCTGCTGCTGTTGTTGAAGCTGAAATTAGCGTTGAAGCACAG GcacgtgaaaacaaagaagaCCTGAAGTCAATGCTTAAAGTTGCACTTCGTGATAAATCAGATCTTTTTAAttctgaaaatcctgaggaggacaaG ATAAAGCTTGGAGAACCAGGATGGAGGGAAAGGTATTATGAAGACAAGTTTGGGGCAAGAACGCCtgaacaaattgaagaaataCGTAGAGATGTT GTTCTCAAATATACTGAAGGTTTGTGTTGGGTAATGCACTACTATTATGAAGGTGTCTGCTCATGGCAATG GTTTTACCCTTACCACTATGCTCCCTTTGCTTCGGATTTAAAAGGTTTAGGCCAGCTTAATATAACTTTCGAACTCGGGTCACCATTCAAACCTTTCGATCAGCTTATGGGAGTTTTCCCAGCGGCGAG CTCACATGCACTACCTGTACAGTATCGGCAATTGATGACCGATCCTAGTTCACCGATAATTGACTTTTATCCGATTG ATTTTGAAGTAGATATGAATGGAAAGAGGTTTTCTTGGCAG GGGATAGCCAAACTGCCCTTCATTGATGAAGATAGGTTGCTGTCTGAGATTAAAAAAGTCGAGCATACTTTGACG CCTGAAGAAGCAAGGCGAAACAGTACAATGTACAATATGCTTTTTGTGAATGGCGCACACCCAATTTCGCCTTATATCTACTCTCTAAGCAGCAAATTCGGACATCTGGCTGATAATGACCGAAATGAAATTAAAGAGCAGCTCGATCCTTCTGCTAG TGGAGGAATGAATGGTTACATCTCACTTTGTGGTGGGGATCCAAGTCCGCCCGTCTTCAGATCTCCGGTGGATGGACTGGAGGATATTATGGACAATCAAGTGAT ATGCTCGATCTACAAGCTTCCAGATCCTCATAAGCACATAGCACGTCCACCTGTTGGTGTTATCATACCCAAGAAG GTTGTTGAAGCTGGTGATCTGAAACCACCGCCTGTGTTGTGGCATGAAGACAATGGCAGGAGGCCTCAAGATAATAACAGGAGGAATTTTAATAACAGCAGCAG GCAAAACCCTGCAGGATCGATACAGGGCCACCAACTAGGGGAGGCTGCGCACCGACTAGTTGCAAACAGCTTGAATGTTCGTGGTGGCGGACAATACTCGCCGGCTAGGCCATATCAAACTATAATGAATGGTATGCATTATCCAAACGGAATGCCACCAAGGATGCAGCAGCCTGCTGGACGTTCTGGTTGGCATGTTCCTAGTGATAGTCTACCCAATGGTCAGGCGGTGCCATCAGGTCATCAGTATACAAGAGATAATCGTGGGAGGCAACAACCATATGCGAGAGACAGCCGCAGCGACTCAAGAGGAGCGGGCCGACATCCATCTGGATACCATCAGAATAGTAGCAACGCATATTCATCGCATACTGCTCCTCCGTCATCGGGTTTTGGACGATATGGGCAACCCCCCTCGTATGCTGGGGTGTATGGTGGTGGGGCCTACCAGCCTGCACCATATGCAGGAGCCCAACAGTGGCAGCAGCAACAACCTCCTAGTTCCTATTCTGAAGGTGGGGTACCTGCTGCTAGACCTAATTCCCGACCGCAGCAGTCACAGAACCGCTACAGCAACTTGGATAGGACTTCAAACAGGAGGCCACCAGGTCAGGGTCGCTACTAG
- the LOC123444770 gene encoding 5'-3' exoribonuclease 3-like isoform X2, protein MSYIRGNRNLPGFNPNTRHCLYGLDADLIMLALATHEVHFSILREVIYTPGQQDKCFLCGQVGHLAAKCEGKAKRKAGEFDEKGDEIVPKKPYQFLNIWTLREYLEYEFRMPNPACKTDIERIIDDFIFMCFFVGNDFLPHMPTLEIREGAINLLMAVYKKEFPNMGGYLTDACTPDLNRVEHFIQAVGSYEDKIFQKRARLHQRQAERIKRDKAQAKRGDDVDPQVRGDLIVPVARFQGSRLASGAVASPFEHNGRSTEKGSQAKKARISSSDSSLSAAVVEAEISVEAQARENKEDLKSMLKVALRDKSDLFNSENPEEDKIKLGEPGWRERYYEDKFGARTPEQIEEIRRDVVLKYTEGLCWVMHYYYEGVCSWQWFYPYHYAPFASDLKGLGQLNITFELGSPFKPFDQLMGVFPAASSHALPVQYRQLMTDPSSPIIDFYPIDFEVDMNGKRFSWQGIAKLPFIDEDRLLSEIKKVEHTLTPEEARRNSTMYNMLFVNGAHPISPYIYSLSSKFGHLADNDRNEIKEQLDPSASGGMNGYISLCGGDPSPPVFRSPVDGLEDIMDNQVICSIYKLPDPHKHIARPPVGVIIPKKVVEAGDLKPPPVLWHEDNGRRPQDNNRRNFNNSSRQNPAGSIQGHQLGEAAHRLVANSLNVRGGGQYSPARPYQTIMNGMHYPNGMPPRMQQPAGRSGWHVPSDSLPNGQAVPSGHQYTRDNRGRQQPYARDSRSDSRGAGRHPSGYHQNSSNAYSSHTAPPSSGFGRYGQPPSYAGVYGGGAYQPAPYAGAQQWQQQQPPSSYSEGGVPAARPNSRPQQSQNRYSNLDRTSNRRPPGQGRY, encoded by the exons ATGTCCTACATTCGTGGCAATAGGAACCTTCCTGGATTTAACCCAAATACCCGACATTGCCTGTACGGCCTG GATGCAGATCTAATCATGTTGGCTCTAGCAACACACGAAGTGCACTTCTCTATACTGAGAGAG GTGATTTATACACCTGGACAGCAGGACAAATGTTTCTTGTGTGGTCAAGTTGGACATCTAGCAGCAAAGTGCGAAGGAAAGGCAAAACGGAAAGCTGGGGAGTTTGATGAGAAGGGTGATGAAATAGTACCGAAGAAACCCTACCAG TTCTTGAATATATGGACCCTACGAGAGTACCTAGAATACGAGTTCAGAATGCCAAATCCAGCTTGCAAGACTGATATTGAACGCATCATTGATGATTTCATCTTCATGTGCTTTTTTGTTGGCAATGATTTTCTTCCACACATGCCGACACTAGAGATCCGTGAG GGAGCTATTAATTTGTTAATGGCTGTATACAAGAAGGAATTTCCTAATATGGGTGGCTATTTAACCGACGCTTGCACG CCGGATCTGAATAGAGTTGAACACTTCATTCAAGCAGTTGGTTCATATGAGgataaaatatttcagaaaagagCTCGTTTGCACCAG CGTCAAGCTGAAAGAATAAAACGTGATAAAGCCCAAGCAAAGCGAGGtgatgatgtggatccccaagtcaGGGGTGATCTTATTGTACCTGTTGCACGTTTCCAAGGATCTCGCCTTGCCTCTGGGGCTGTGGCTTCACCATTTGAACATAATGGACGTAGCACGGAAAAGGGCAGTCAAGCTAAGAAAGCGCGTATATCCTCTTCAGATTCCAGCCTTTCTGCTGCTGTTGTTGAAGCTGAAATTAGCGTTGAAGCACAG GcacgtgaaaacaaagaagaCCTGAAGTCAATGCTTAAAGTTGCACTTCGTGATAAATCAGATCTTTTTAAttctgaaaatcctgaggaggacaaG ATAAAGCTTGGAGAACCAGGATGGAGGGAAAGGTATTATGAAGACAAGTTTGGGGCAAGAACGCCtgaacaaattgaagaaataCGTAGAGATGTT GTTCTCAAATATACTGAAGGTTTGTGTTGGGTAATGCACTACTATTATGAAGGTGTCTGCTCATGGCAATG GTTTTACCCTTACCACTATGCTCCCTTTGCTTCGGATTTAAAAGGTTTAGGCCAGCTTAATATAACTTTCGAACTCGGGTCACCATTCAAACCTTTCGATCAGCTTATGGGAGTTTTCCCAGCGGCGAG CTCACATGCACTACCTGTACAGTATCGGCAATTGATGACCGATCCTAGTTCACCGATAATTGACTTTTATCCGATTG ATTTTGAAGTAGATATGAATGGAAAGAGGTTTTCTTGGCAG GGGATAGCCAAACTGCCCTTCATTGATGAAGATAGGTTGCTGTCTGAGATTAAAAAAGTCGAGCATACTTTGACG CCTGAAGAAGCAAGGCGAAACAGTACAATGTACAATATGCTTTTTGTGAATGGCGCACACCCAATTTCGCCTTATATCTACTCTCTAAGCAGCAAATTCGGACATCTGGCTGATAATGACCGAAATGAAATTAAAGAGCAGCTCGATCCTTCTGCTAG TGGAGGAATGAATGGTTACATCTCACTTTGTGGTGGGGATCCAAGTCCGCCCGTCTTCAGATCTCCGGTGGATGGACTGGAGGATATTATGGACAATCAAGTGAT ATGCTCGATCTACAAGCTTCCAGATCCTCATAAGCACATAGCACGTCCACCTGTTGGTGTTATCATACCCAAGAAG GTTGTTGAAGCTGGTGATCTGAAACCACCGCCTGTGTTGTGGCATGAAGACAATGGCAGGAGGCCTCAAGATAATAACAGGAGGAATTTTAATAACAGCAGCAG GCAAAACCCTGCAGGATCGATACAGGGCCACCAACTAGGGGAGGCTGCGCACCGACTAGTTGCAAACAGCTTGAATGTTCGTGGTGGCGGACAATACTCGCCGGCTAGGCCATATCAAACTATAATGAATGGTATGCATTATCCAAACGGAATGCCACCAAGGATGCAGCAGCCTGCTGGACGTTCTGGTTGGCATGTTCCTAGTGATAGTCTACCCAATGGTCAGGCGGTGCCATCAGGTCATCAGTATACAAGAGATAATCGTGGGAGGCAACAACCATATGCGAGAGACAGCCGCAGCGACTCAAGAGGAGCGGGCCGACATCCATCTGGATACCATCAGAATAGTAGCAACGCATATTCATCGCATACTGCTCCTCCGTCATCGGGTTTTGGACGATATGGGCAACCCCCCTCGTATGCTGGGGTGTATGGTGGTGGGGCCTACCAGCCTGCACCATATGCAGGAGCCCAACAGTGGCAGCAGCAACAACCTCCTAGTTCCTATTCTGAAGGTGGGGTACCTGCTGCTAGACCTAATTCCCGACCGCAGCAGTCACAGAACCGCTACAGCAACTTGGATAGGACTTCAAACAGGAGGCCACCAGGTCAGGGTCGCTACTAG